The window CTAGACAAGCTCTACTCAAATCAACTGCACTCAAAATCACGAGGCAGGTCATGGAGTGACCGCAAAGTTTCACGGGGTTAACATTTGACGGTCCTTTCCAGATCCTTCTTTCTCATCTTAATCCAAAGATAATtaggaaaatagaaaatgaacTAATTGCATACGTACTACAATTTCAAGATGAGAAGCACGACGCGTTCATTTCAAAACGCTGGGAAAGATAAAACCAAGGAGTTTGAACATTGAAATACCCATTATCTACTGCTTATAGAGAAAACCACTTCGGAAATGTTGAGACTGCCGCCCCTATCAAAACGAGGAGAAAGAGGCGAACAAGCTTAATACGGAGTAAAGGGCAATTAGATCACCTCATGGATGCACTGTGAGCACGCATCGAAGGCAGCCCCCTTCATGTAGCAGATGGAATGCCTCATTGATCTCTCCAAGGGTCAGAGAGTGGGTAATGTACTCATCAATCTTGATTTCCTGCCAAAACATCAAAAAAGAAACAGGTGATCATGGTCTTAACTCTTTGATGTAACCAGATGTAGAGTGCAATGGCGTAGAATGGAATAACAGAACTACCTTCTTCATGTACTTGTCAACGAGCCAAGGGACCTGAGAGCGGCTTTTGAAACCACCAAAGGCAGTTCCCTTCCAAACACGCCCTGTGACCAGCTGGAACGGACGAGTACATATCTCCTGACCAGATGCTGCAACACCCACAATAACAGATGTTCCCCAACCCTGCAGTAGCGACCAAAAGAGCATTATTTTATACCTGGAGAATGAACAGCTGATGGGAAAATCAAAATGTTGGGTGCTAACCATAGTCTCACCTTATGGCAGCATTCTAGAGCAGCCCTCATCACAGTAACATTTCCTATGCACTCAAAACTGTAGTCGACGCCCCCATCGGTGAGATCAACAAGCACCTGCTGAATTGGTTTATCATGGTCTTTTGGATTCACAAATTCTGTAACTCCAAAGTTCTTTGCTGCAAATAGTTATCACGTAAAACTTAATGAGACCTTTGAACAAAGAAACAAACATTAATTCAACAATAAATATGTAGTAATAAATATTTACTACATATCTTTTGAACTGAAAATAATAGATCAGAGGACACAAAATCCCGTTGAtaaatggtttttctttttctttaatgacAATTTCACTAAAAACAGAGGACAAAGAAAGATGGAAAACACAGTGGAAAGTGACACTATTGTCACTCCCCTGCAAATCAAAACTACAAAGTAATAAACAACAAAATGCAATAGCACACCAGAAACAACCAGACCCCAGCACAGGACTGATCACACAAAACTAGCATCATGTCACTTGTCAGAATTCAGGGAGGACGAGCCTGTCCCAGAACCAAAGATTCAATAAAGCAGGAAAGGGGTTTAATAGATAAAGACTCGTCTTCAACGATTCCGGCATTCCTCCCTATCCAAATCCCCCAAATAATAGAATAGGGGAACATTGCTCAGATGCAACCGACACACTTTGAAAATCGACAAGAACTCGAGTGAACTATTAATGCCCACCTGTCTGACCATAACAAGAAGTTTGGATTGCACTGAaaatggaaaggaaaaaaaaaaaccattagagGTTTTCGAGCAAtttttctgagagagagagagagagacagtatCGAGAGATACCATTATCAGGATTGAGGTCAACAGCGGGAAAGGATGCAGGGCCGTTTGAGAGGACCAAGAAGGCTACCGTCAAGAGAAGGCAGCCAGAGCAGATCACAGAAACTGGAAATCTCTCATCAGAGAAGGGACAGATACAAGAGCTGGAAAGGGGAAAGAGGTTGCTGGCTCGAGTCAGCAAGGAGATGCACAGCCAGGGGAAACCATTGAAGAAGGGGAATGCGTGCAAGTGGAGAAGAAAGGAAATATGAAAGAATGGAAGGATGCAGCGATATCGGGCCTTCTGCCTAAACTCCCAACCCTATTCCTGGAGGGTTTCCTAGAGGGGTGGACAGAGGTAAACTTCTGGAGGGTTTTTGGCAACGTGGCGCCAATTAGGGTGTTCATACTGAAAAGGAAAGAGACTGGAGATATGAAAGGCTTCGCCTTCACGTGCTTGGTAAGGAGAGGACATGTCCACAATGGTCAGAGCTCTGAATGGGAGGTTCTACCATGGTCTGAAGCTCACTGTTAAGAAAGCGAGATATGGCCACCATCTGTGAATCATCAGATAGCTAGAAAGAGTGAAAAGAAGGGGGAGACAGGAGCAAAGAGGAAAGAAAAGGGACTGGGGAAGGGACATCAGGGGGGGTGGTGAATGTGGGTGGAGAGAAGAGAGATGGGGTGGTGAGGGAGGCTAGGACAGGTGTCTCTTTACAGAGATGCAGTTGCTTTTAGGGGTAAGGAAAAGGGTAAAGGGGTTAGGTTAGAGTACGGAGGAAGGGGAGGGCAAGTTCATCGGGAAACAGGTGAGGGGGAATAGGGAGGGAAGCTTACCGGGAAACAGGGGAGGAGAAATGGCTATGGAAGGAGTCGCCAGCTGGGTTGGTGTTGAGAGCACATCCAGCAATGGTGGAGAATGCCTGGAAAAATCTAAGTTGGGAGTTTGATACAAAGGTTGGGATGGGTGCTTCAATCGCAAAGGTTTAGGACTAGATGCTGGAGAGCAGAGGGGTGGAGGAATGCAAGTTCAAGCTCAAAACCTTATCAGAGTCGGAGGTGTGGATCTCCCTCCGGCCAGATGTGGAGATCAATAAGGTTCTGTTCAAAGGGGCATTTTACAGAGGTGGTCCAATTATCAAGTTGAGCAGATGGGCAGAGATATCGTCGTTCGGCCATGAAGAAGGGTGGTACAAATTATGGGGTTTTTTGGTCGAACTCTGGTTTACAGAGGCTTTCTGATGCAGGGataaacatgatgaggtcgatcaccatcttcctcaaggataactactccgaatctacggagcttctctggactcctcacagagacttctcaaatccacgagaaaaaggcaagaaaatagaaatagtattcatgaaaattcgtaaattgattgattgataggtgAAATAAATGAGcgtacaaccctttaaatagggataccaagacttggaataagtttaggaattaaactataactaaaactccctaaaattcgcaacttactataaatagtaaatttactatttatagtaagtgtcctatgcggcttaaccacattattctcctaatttttctaaacactttttatgttggacacaactcctaaagcccaacggatgaagagttataatcaaactaaaacttactaaaaattgtaaaaacggaaataaacatagaatttgaccattgatctgatggaatctcgcaaattcggcatgggcaacccgccatagccgggttggttggctaaagtagttcgtcCTACCCTAAAaccatatatggtacgtcgagtaacttattccggtttgcaagatatgcctgttttaaggttatgACGATCTTAATGACTTCTGCATCTGATCGAgtcttctctgatccatcttggacctgaaagtgtccgtgacccgctctacatcactttcaTAATGCTGGGTTGTGTGTCGAGGAGGTAACAACAATAGACCAGGCAACGGAAACTGGTTTGGAGGTCGGGTGGGTGGAAGATGTGCCTGAGATGAGACTGGGATCCCTGTCCCAGAGTCAATTCTCAACGGAGTTGGGGAGGCCCTAGTGAAGGTTCGCATAGAGCAGGAGTGGTCGAAGATAGTGGAGAAGGATCTTGAAAATGGTGGAATCCCAGCCAGAAACATTGTTGCTGGGGGAAGATGGAGTATGTGTCTTGTACTCCAGCAGAGCACCAGAAGTAGGAGACGATACATGTCAACCTTCTATGGGACCATTTGGCGAAGAAAGTCTTCTGGCATCAAAGTGTGGCACCATTTATGAGGAAGTAGTTGAAGGTAATGTTTCGTCTGACAAGGGTGACATCAACGAGACGCATAACGAGATGAGAGAATAAGGCGGCGGCAGGGCTAGGACACATGGCTCCACTCAAGGAAACTCTGCTGCAGAGGAGGGGCTCGAGGTGGTGGCTTAAATGCTCGATCCAGAGGCATGCAAGCTATGTGTTGGCTCAGATCCGAACCTAACTCAACCAAATTTCTACATCTGAACTTGTTGGGGATACGTGGTGTGAGGAGATTTTCGAAGAGGCAACTTTAATCGATTTCGGAGCTCATGATGGGACTCTTGCATTGGGTTCACACGCTACTGACATGCGAGTTCTTCTTTTAAGGCACGGGTATTGCCACTTATGTCACACGTGGGATGGATCTTTCTTAGGTAGCGATATTGATCTCTCCTATTATTTCCTGAGCTTTTGAGATAAAAAGCTTAGATATCGTAGAGGCCCTCTCCAATGTTTCTGCTCTACCTCTGACGGATGCTGTTGTTATAGAAGTCAAAGAGGACGCTGCTCCAGGGGATTGATGATCTCAGCGATGTGGTGAAAAAGTTGATTCTAGTAGAGCTGCTAGATGAGCCGGTTGTGCACGGGGAGGGTGGTGGTGGCAGGGAGGAGGGGCCGGAGGTCACTCGTTTGCAAGTCGCGGAAGTCGAAGGTGTTGTTGGGAAGGCCTAAGTGCCTTGTAAGAAACGGCTCGGAATGTGGAAGAGCAAACTGTTAACAGAATTGCTACATGTGTGGAAATTATCAGGGGAAGGTGAATCTAGGAGGCTCTGAATCACGTAGGGAGAGAAATTAGGGTTACGTTTGGGGATTCGGCAAAAGTTTATTTTGCTCTGTTCCAATTTGTGGAAGAGTGGGGCCGACAGAATCAGAATGTTAATTCGCCGAGGAGATTTCACAAATTgcctaagggcctatttgattttccatgatacatgtaaatcatggtacataagtaattattatttttccaccttgtttgaaaatatgagagtaattccacattgaaaatcgaaacaaaagtgttgacttaaatatgtggaccccaccgtaatgtatatgatatatctgcaccgtccatctattttattagaacattttggagcatgaattgaaaaaatgaggcagatccaacacttaagtggcccacacgaaaggaaacaatggccttaattcgtccaccattgaaagttattttcttcattgggcccacattgaggtttttttcatcatctaacccgttcatagggtcacacagacatggataaggggaaaacacaaatatcaacttgatccaaaacttttaagggcttaaagaagtttttaatggtaggcgtttgattcccattgtttcctgtgatgtggtccgaTGTTataaatttctcgatttaagtgttaaaaaagtaagtggTCACATCTGCATTGGAAAAGATGTAGTAATTACccaggtaaataattattacccatgtacatggtaattacaattgagccggaaaatcaaacaggccctaagcacaACAAAGACTTGATCAATCTGGCGTCagaaataggggtgtacatcgagtcgaactgacacagccactagctgaccccagctcagctcggtcctcgagcctgactggctagctcggctcgattcAATCAACAGCTCGGGCGAATTCAAGCTGAGTTCACCTGTGCAgcgttttcacaaacacatggactgcaccttcaaaatctcactgtatgtaaaacaacagcagtggttttataggtattttatcaaacaacttctaagcaacataaaaatcaagaaaaaacgggtatttgtttcatatacataccttccttaccaccagccacactttgtcgagtcatttcatcaaacacttggtaagcaacatcactatcaaagtaattgagtcaccaaattggttcgatctgagttcaattcgagttgggttcgatccgagtagagtcgagctagggccggctcgaactcggctcgaactcattttcgagctcaaaaaatcagctcgactcggctcaaaatcagcttcaaaccgagtcgaatcgagctttttcgagtcgagtcgagtcgagcgagctaaccaagctagctcgattcgtgtacacccctagtcagaAATAAGGTATGATCTAGATGACTTCTCTAGGGAAGGGACAAAAGGAAAACGCAAGTCAGTTCCTAAATGAAGAAGTTGAAGGGGAGGGGGTTGGGGTGTAAGGACAAAAGAAGGCGCCTTAGGAAGGTTTGTAAATGCTTAAAGGCTCAGGTTATTTCTATTTAAGAAACCAAGTCTTCAAGGATCGACATAATGTTTTTGGGCTCTCTATGAGAGGTGCGGTTTAAAGACTGGGTCTCTGTTGACGCTGATGGTTCGGCTGATGGCATCTCAATGGCTTGGGACACTTCATTGTTGAAGAAAGAAAGCTGGTGGGGAGGAAACTTTTCTATTTCGGTGCTTCTGAAGGGGGTTTCCAGGAATGAGAAGTGGCTTCTCACTGCAGTTTATGGGCCAAATATTGCAGCAAAGAGGGGGGAGTTCTAGAAAGAACAAATATGCTCATGCTAGGGTGGATTGACACTGGTGCATTGGGGGGTGGCTATAATGTCACCAGATTCTCGTTTGAGAAGTCTTCAAAGGGTAAGATCAGTAGTAGCATACGATGGTTCTCTGAATGGGTGAACATTAACGAGTTAATCAATATTCCCATGGAAGGGGGGAAGTTCACATGGTCAAATGGGTGTGACAGTGCGGTAGTGACCAGAATAAACAGATTCTTACTGTCGGCTGATTGGGGGTGGATCAGTACCCGCTTGCCCACTTTGGTGCATTACCAAAGCCCATCTCAGATCATTGCCCAATTCTGTTGGAAGCTATTGACAGGGATTGGGGGCTGAAACCATTTAGGTTCGAATTAATGTAGTTCGAGATTAAAGGTTTTCTGAGGCTGGTGAAAGATTGGTGCCATTCTTTTAGAGTGGACTGCCACGCTAGTTTCCAATTTTGCAAAAATAAAATGGAAGTAGCTATCGAGAGCCACATGGCTCAAAAAGGGGGGACAGTCCAGAAACACAAAATTCTTTCATAGCATTGCTTGCCCAAGGGTTAGATGCAATAGAATTAGTGGGGTCATTGTGGATGGGAATTGGGTGGAAGGAAAATATGAGGTTTGTGAGGAAGTGGTTTGCATCTATGACGAGTTGTTGTTGACAGAAGATTGGGTTAGGCCTAACTTGGATGATCTTTCTTTTAAGCAATTGTCTAATGATGAGGCCGCGTCCCTCGAGCCAAAGTGCTAGCTTCCAGGTTCGTGAAAGTTTTGGGAAGCATCATTTCTAAGAATTAAGGTGTTTTTGTGATGAGTAGCCAAATCCTAGATAGTGCATTAATAATAGCTCAGGACTGTATTGATTCCAAGTTCAAGAGTGGGGAGAAAGGCATTGTTTGCAAGCTAGTCATCGAGAAGGCCTATGATCACGTTGATTGGGGATTCCTTGACTACATGCTTCTTCGAATGGGTTGTGGAAGTAAATGGAGAGTATGGATAAGAGAGCGTGTTAGTTCGGCAAGATTCTCAGTTCTGGTTAATGGCTCCCCAAAAGGCTTCTTTCGTAGCTCCCGTGGCATTAGGTAGGGAGACccgctctctctttttctttttgtggcGGTTGTAGAAGCTTTGAGTAGGATGTTAGATTACAGTCAATAAACTAATCTTTATAAGGGGTTCAATGTTGGGAAGTTGTCTTCGGTGTCACATATTCAATTTGCTGATGACACAATATTGTTTTGCAATGATGAAGCAGGAACGGTGGACAAGCTAAGGATTGTTATTAGATGTTTTGAAGTTGTCTAGGGCATGAAGGTtaatatcacaaaatgtgagatgctgGGAATCCAATTAACCAAGTCAAAAAATGAGCATATGGCAAGAGTTTTTTAATGTGTAGTAGGTTTGTTCCCCTCCCTATCTAGGCTTGCCCCTTTGCATTCAGAAGCCGGTCTTCATTCATGGGATAGAATGATGGAGAGATTTGAAAGGAAGTTGCAAGTGAAGGGTCGTATCTATCTCTCAAGGGCATAATCACTCATTAAAGTAGCTCTCTCCAAACTCCCAAGTTACTTCATGTCTCTTTTCAAGTGTCAAGGTAATTCTAGACCAATTAGAAAAATCAAGAACATGGTTCTTGTGGCAAGGCTAGGAGGACAAGGaaaaatttcatcttgttaattgAGGGGAGGTTTGCAGACCCATGGAGGATGGGGGAGCCAGCATTAGGAACATAACTCTTTTGGAGAAGTGGCTATGGAGACTTGGAACTGAAGAGGAAGCACTATGGAGAGAGGCAATGATAAACAAGTATGGTTGCCAAGATGGAGGATGGTGTACTAAAAACTCCTGTATGTATAAAGCCTTGTCTATTTGGAAAGGTGTGCTTTCAACTAAGGCAAAGTTCGATGATCATATCGGTTTCTCTCTGGGCAATGGTGAGAAAGTCCAATTTTGGAAAGATTTTTGGGTTGGTGAATGCTCTTTAAAGGCGGAATTCTTGTGGATGGCTTGTCTATCTCCGGGGACTGACATCAAGGTGGCGCGTTGCTTCTCTTATATTGGAGGTTAGGTTGTTTAGTCTCCTCCATGCCGAAGAAATCTTCTTGACGATGAAGTGGAGTAATATAGAGCCTTGCTTAATCATATTCATTTATGCTACTCAATCGAAGGAGAGGAAAAGAGGTGGGGAAGACTAGACATGTTTGGTCTTACGTAAATTCATATGAAACATGGATAGTGGAAGGATATCCAGTCCATGTCAAACtaggcatgcatgcatgtatgattATTGaagccttctttttctttctttctttgaaaGGATAACaaaaatgatccaagccattcattcctCGTAAGGCTACATAAATGGAGCATAAACTAAAAAATACAATGGTTGGACAATGGTAtccacggaaaaaaaaaaaaaaaaaaaatcgtaaaaAGAACCACCTGCTTTTAGTGCTTTTAATACACCATTTCTTAAATGTTAGTCCAATCACTgatttttgttgtgtggtcaTTGCATTGCTTCCCTTATGAATGTAGAGTTTTAGATCATCACATAAATATGCCACgtttaaaaaaaaatggcatAATGAAAATTTCATCCTCCCAAGGTGGTCTGGATATCCTCCCTTCTACATATATAATGTCCTAACAAATAATATATGCATTGTAGATACAAGTGCTATAAATAGAACATACACGAATATGATACTATATGAAAGAAAAGTTGCATGTTAGACATACGTAACTTGAATGATCAAGGTTGTGAGCCCATCTTTACCACCTTTACTCTCACTATGGAACAATGGTCTGAAATAAACAAACTAAATTTCAAGAATAAATGGTGTACACTTACATATTTTGATAAAGGTCAAGAGTATGttataaatataatcttgattgTCATGTCAATGTGTCAAACATACAGAATTTTGAATGAGAACCTCATGCAACCCTCATGAGACAAAAGCACTATGAACCCATGCTCCAGCCCTGAAGTGTGGATTCATGAATGGGAAGAGGGAGCAACGCATAGGTAGAAGAATCTGGCTACTAAGAATGACACTGATCCGCACCAACAGATGAGATTTGCATGTGCAGCAGCAATGCTATCCCAAAATACAACAAACCCTAATGGATGTTTGGGAAAACGGAAGGTCCAATTTGCAAACTCCCAATAAGATCTTGAGGTTCGATCCTCAATCAGGAACAAAAGACTAAGAAGTAAAGGGCCGAAAACCCTAAAAGCATGTTAGTCAGAAAGAATAATTTTCACTAAGGGTAAGGGGCCTCACATAATGAATCAGACAAGGGTGGGAGTTTGATAGTCAATACAACTCAAGCAATCAGCTTGGTTTTTTTGTATAATTAGAGAAACTATTACATCATGTTGTTCTGGTCATATCAGCTACACTTTTCTCCCTTCATTATGTCTCTTTAATGACTCTTTAAGTATCTCTAgcttcaaaaatcctaaaaactaCTAATGAACATGCTACCAGACTCTAATAAAACACACTAATTCCACTCCCATTGCATGTGATTGTCTCTGGTTCCTATAGTATCAGGAAAATAAACCAGAAAGTATCATAAACCTCCAGCTTTACAGTTTCCAAGTGTTTGTAAATTGATCAGATCCACCTCATGCTTATCTTCATGTCTATGGTCATGATTTGGAATAGTGCTGTAACCCCAAAATTTTGAACAAGAAATTGTTTTACAGGTTACAAACTTCTGAAAATTTTTCCTGTCCCCCGAACTAATTACTCTCAAATGTGTAGTCAGGTACCCTAATCAGTATCTTACTCTTCAAGTCCTTAGTCATATCCACTACCCAAACTATAAATTTAAGGGGAATCATCATACCAGAGTGTCTGAGATGCCTAGTGGTGATTTCAAAGCTGTATCCTGCAAAAATCTCAGggcaaaactttaaaaaaaaaaaaaaaaaaaaaatagagtatGAAGCAGGCTTAGGACCATAGTAACAGGGAGACCCATTTCCCCTCATAAATACCCATGCTTCTCACTTGTCATCTCCTACATTCATTTCACACTTCTagctaatttttaaaaaaaaaatttgacaaaacaacaacaacaaaatgaCACTTCTAGCTAGTTACCATAACAACTTAACATGAAATGTTTCATGTTTTTTGTTTCTTGCATCTTTTCCCAAATACATTTCTCACTTCTGAGTCTAGTAGCTATGTTAAGGCCATTCAAGTTAATCTGACCATCAAAAATGAAGAGTCATCAGGACTCAAATAAGATCATAACATCTATTCTAAGACTGATTTCTACAGAGATGGCACTGTAAGAAGAGAGCCACTGCTACACGACTACACCCATCCTTTTACTTTTGGCTATGCAGCAAAACAAAGGTGTAGTCTTTTGGGCTTCCACACTTGGGACTTTTGTGAGTGTCTCTCTTGTAAATGTGGATGACTTTTGTGATGTTGTTTTGTAGTTTGTAAGGGCGTTGATTTCTCATCTTCACtcttttgaaaaatatatatattcattgcccctcaaaaaaaaaaaaataatttgtcaTATTGTGTAACTGAAAGTAGAAAGGATGGGCATCTTCGGCAGTTAGAGTGGGTGCTCATAGAAGTTTCCTTTTTGAGAATATTGGTCGAAATGTTAATTGAGACATTGAAAAGTGCAACAACAAATCCTTTTAATAATTGTCCAAGAGTTAAGAACACTAGAAGGAAAGCCAACAATAGATTGAAAACCTTTTCCTGAAGAAATTAGCAATTAGCCTCAAGTTCTGGaacttgaattttatttttattttttattttataattccACTATCTCAATAAAAGAAATTTATGGAACTATTATCGAATTTTCATTGCTAAGAACAGTTAAAAATATACCAACATCAAACTTCTTGCTGTCGATATCTACACCAATTACACGTGAAGCTCCAGCTGTTTTTGCACCCTCCGCAACCTATTAAGTTAGAAGTGAAGAATTCATCAATTAACAATCAACACAGTACCAGGACAATGCATCCAAGAGGTGTTTATTCAGAATCTTCAGGCAACTTACCGCAAGGCCAACAGTCCCAAGGCCGAAAATAGCAACAATAGATCCTGGTTCAACCTTTGCTGTGTTCCAAACTGCTCCAAGACCTAGGACGGATAAAACAGGAAACATGTGGCCACAAGCAAAGAAGAAAACTATAAACACAAAATTCCTGGTACTAAAACAcccaaaacaagaaaaagaacaggGACAGAAAACAGCTCATACATAATCATGCATTACAAAAGCAAACTATATGAGAATG is drawn from Magnolia sinica isolate HGM2019 chromosome 5, MsV1, whole genome shotgun sequence and contains these coding sequences:
- the LOC131245764 gene encoding alcohol dehydrogenase class-3 isoform X1; translation: MATQGQVIKCKAAVAWEANKPLVIEDVDVAPPQAGEVRIKILFTALCHTDAYTWSGKDPEGLFPCILGHEAAGIVESVGEGVTEVQPGDHVIPCYQAECRECKFCKSGKTNLCGKVRAATGVGVMMNDRKSRFSVNGTPIYHFMGTSTFSQYTVVHDVSVAKIDPKAPLDKVCLLGCGVPTGLGAVWNTAKVEPGSIVAIFGLGTVGLAVAEGAKTAGASRVIGVDIDSKKFDVAKNFGVTEFVNPKDHDKPIQQVLVDLTDGGVDYSFECIGNVTVMRAALECCHKGWGTSVIVGVAASGQEICTRPFQLVTGRVWKGTAFGGFKSRSQVPWLVDKYMKKEIKIDEYITHSLTLGEINEAFHLLHEGGCLRCVLTVHP